A single genomic interval of Coccidioides posadasii str. Silveira chromosome 1, complete sequence harbors:
- a CDS encoding uncharacterized protein (SECRETED:SignalP(1-26)~EggNog:ENOG410QE3K~COG:S~TransMembrane:5 (n14-23c27/28o231-255i267-288o303-321i341-360o366-385i)), whose protein sequence is MSQRRRRWLLPPHISILTWLVCLSAAAKVQFCKSNEDGSVDLCLALASYRNGTTNSNDVYLHLSSKFTGRRGWAAFGTGTGMDGSMMFIFYPGEREGDVTLSVRSSSGHLPPEAHPELPSHEVIQTSVDAHYHDVHVVCYACDGWPGKKIKVDTDHQPWIWATHTSQVMQTADVDHRLEYHGHHGHGGFYLNMADGRSASFPRTDLKMLMIDRGSAHPEDPQSNSESIRRFLFQVHGFVLAVVFTLIMPLGVGFIRQGGESAFSRHWVVQASAVIGAIGGMSIALLISKKLIQLGDAHGTHKLIGICLLLAILVQPCIGYWHHLAFLKLKRRTSVTYAHIYFGRAVLMLAWLNIALGLYIAHVPFLIWLAWIACMLLAIVGMLRLRTASRLFKRGKRNVSITEYELVDGDEISPSQPQGRSFTN, encoded by the exons ATGTCCCAACGACGGCGACGCTGGCTTCTCCCCCCACACATTTCGATTCTGACATGGCTGGTTTGCCTCAGCGCCGCCGCCAAAGTCCAGTTCTGCAAGAGCAACGAGGACGGTTCCGTTGATCTGTGCCTCGCGCTGGCGTCTTATCGGAATGGGACGACCAACAGCAACGACGTCTACCTGCACTTATCCTCGAAGTTCACTGGTCGTAGGGGATGGGCGGCGTTTGGCACGGGCACGGGCATGGACGGGTCGATGATGTTTATCTTCTACCCCGGTGAGCGCGAGGGAG ATGTTACGCTGAGCGTGAGGAGTTCAAG CGGGCATCTTCCCCCCGAAGCACACCCTGAACTCCCGTCTCATGAGGTGATACAAACCTCTGTGGATGCCCATTATCATGATGTCCACGTCGTTTGTTACGCATGTGACGGGTGGCCGGGGAAGAAAATTAAGGTGGACACGGACCATCAACCCTGGATATGGGCAACGCATACGTCTCAGGTCATGCAAACGGCAGATGTGGACCATCGGTTGGAGTACCATGGGCATCATGGTCATG GTGGATTTTACCTCAACATGGCCGATGGACGCTCAGCATCTTTTCCCAGGACTGACTTGAAGATGCTTATGATCGATAGAGGATCAGCTCATCCCGAAGATCCACAGTCGAACTCTGAAAGTATACGCCGTTTCTTGTTTCAAGTGCATGGCTTCGTCCTTGCCGTCGTTTTCACATTGATCATGCCATTGGGAGTGGGGTTCATTCGACAGGGGGGTGAATCCGCATTTTCCCGCCATTGGGTTGTTCAAGCCAGCGCTGTTATCGGAGCCATAGGTGGGATGAGCATCGCGCTTCTAATTTCCAAGAAATTGATTCAG CTGGGGGACGCGCATGGAACACACAAGTTGATCGGTATATGTCTGCTATTGGCTATATTGGTGCAACCCTGCATCGGATATTGGCATCATCTAGCGTTTCTTAAACTGAAGCGCCGGACATCCGTCACCTATGCCCATATATATTTTGGACGAGCTGTGCTGATGCTTGCATGGCTCAATATTGCACT AGGGCTTTACATCGCACATGTACCATTTTTGATCTGGCTTGCGTGGATAGCATGCATGCTTCTCGCGATCGTTGGAATGCTACGGCTGCGAACCGCGTCCCGTTTGTTCAAGCGGGGAAAGAGAAATGTATCCATAACTGAGTATGAGTTAGTGGATGGCGATGAAATTTCCCCCTCTCAACCGCAGGGCCGGTCGTTTACAAACTAG
- a CDS encoding uncharacterized protein (EggNog:ENOG410Q5AA~COG:P~TransMembrane:6 (i16-36o48-64i85-106o126-146i204-227o247-268i)), with amino-acid sequence MNMQVCFGKCRVSTQVRLLIVIAVSFSFVMGEFGVGFKTRSLSLVADAFHYTADIFSFMVAFLAEKYSRRPDENNKRGYARLPTLAAFFNSVVLVAIGLGIFLQGIERFIHLQGDFSPPHAISSPLLVFVMGWAGLFLNIICILIMGPHGHHHHHHHHHGHGHGHDHPEAGGQSSADADPNRLEPAPGGTQNARTTGTSLSIKAVVLHIGADALNNVAVIISAAIVWRIPSRHEEIDPAHTREAKFYVDPACTVFIAILIMGTTWPLVVRSGKALLRLPESGSVSIPLDERASRTASK; translated from the exons ATGAACATGCAGGTTTGCTTTGGGAAATGCAGAGTATCGACACAGGTTCGACTCCTGATCGTCATCGCCGTTTCCTTTTCATTTGTGATGGGAGAATTTGGCGTGGGGTTCAAAACGCGGTCTCTCTCGCTCGTTGCGGACGCATTCCATTACACGGCGGATATCTTTTCCTTCATGGTGGCATTTCTCGCTGAAAAG TACTCGAGACGTCCAGATGAAAACAACAAACGAGGTTACGCCAGGCTCCCTACCCTCGCAGCGTTCTTCAATAGCGTCGTCTTGGTCGCTATTGGATTGGGCATATTTCTGCAGGGTATCGAGAGGTTCATCCATCTGCAAGGTGACTTTTCGCCGCCACACG CCATATCGAGCCCGCTACTTGTCTTTGTAATGGGATGGGCCGGACTTTTCCTCAACATTATTTGCATCCTTATCATGGGACCACACGgacatcaccaccaccaccaccaccaccacggCCACGGCCACGGTCACGATCACCCCGAAGCCGGCGGACAGTCCTCGGCCGACGCAGACCCAAACAGACTCGAACCAGCCCCCGGCGGAACCCAGAACGCCCGGACAACCGGCACCAGCCTCTCGATCAAGGCGGTCGTCCTGCACATCGGCGCCGACGCGCTGAACAACGTCGCTGTGATCATCTCAGCGGCCATCGTGTGGCGCATCCCGTCGCGACACGAGGAGATAGATCCGGCGCACACGCGAGAGGCTAAGTTCTACGTCGACCCGGCGTGTACGGTGTTCATCGCTATTCTCATCATGGGCACGACGTGGCCGTTGGTGGTGCGGTCGGGGAAGGCGTTGCTGCGTCTGCCAGAGTCTGGTTCGGTGTCCATACCTTTGGATGAGAGGGCGAGTCGGACGGCATCGAAGTGA
- a CDS encoding uncharacterized protein (EggNog:ENOG410PITQ~COG:S~TransMembrane:1 (i59-81o)~MEROPS:MER0017368) translates to MLLRLPLRPISIAQRPPYLFPVPSAFRRSIHQHHQRSPLRPAFLPCLRLRNPTPLKRHLHLPAILVPPLVFTGLFLILWVYKCAMMIVFQNRIIYMPSMPPGARREKIEDYAGMCGGVRWTEKRIRARDGVELGLCVGESANSGRLKAADTAERHVVILYFQGNASSLPPRLPLLSGVLKDLERGGSDPRVKYTFVALSYRGYWTSRGRASQKGIELDALAALDWIHEEYLEDLDGSTLRRDHGDTIVLWGQSIGAGVATGLAAHQCETKSNRRTSVGGLILETPFLSVQSMLVALYPQRWLPYRYLWPFLRNWWDSEAALKRTGVALQEAERELERGSERKMRVLIVSAANDELVPGQQADRLEEICVESGLDVQRRRVAGALHTDATVRAEGRNAVVRFLKEVGER, encoded by the exons ATGCTTCTCCGACTACCCCTCCGCCCGATTTCCATCGCCCAACGACCGCCCTACCTCTTCCCGGTCCCCAGCGCGTTCCGCCGCTCCATCCATCAGCACCACCAGCGCTCCCCGCTCCGTCCCGCCTTTCTCCCCTGTCTCCGTCTCCGCAATCCAACCCCCCTGAAGCGCCACCTCCACCTCCCGGCCATCCTCGTCCCGCCGCTCGTCTTCACAGGActcttcctcatcctctGGGTCTACAAGTGTGCGATGATGATCGTGTTCCAGAACCGGATCATCTACATGCCGAGCATGCCGCCGGGTGCGCGGCGGGAGAAGATCGAGGATTACGCTGGTATGTGCGGCGGTGTGAGGTGGACGGAAAAGAGGATACGGGCGCGGGACGGGGTGGAGCTGGGGTTATGCGTGGGTGAGAGCGCCAACAGTGGGAGGTTGAAAGCCGCGGACACTGCGGAGAGACATGTGGTGATTTTGTATTTTCAAGG CAATGCTTCGTCCCTACCTCCCCGGTTGCCGCTTTTATCAGGCGTGCTCAAGGATCTGGAGCGAGGAGGCTCCGATCCACGCGTGAAATACACCTTCGTCGCGCTCTCGTACCGCGGCTACTGGACGTCTCGCGGACGAGCGTCGCAGAAGGGGATCGAGCTCGACGCGCTCGCCGCGCTCGACTGGATCCACGAGGAATACCTCGAGGATCTCGACGGTTCTACCTTACGGCGCGACCACGGCGACACCATCGTCCTCTGGGGACAAAGTATCGGCGCGGGCGTAGCCACAGGCCTCGCCGCGCATCAGTGCGAGACGAAGTCCAACCGGCGGACATCCGTCGGCGGACTCATACTCGAAACGCCGTTCCTCAGCGTGCAAAGCATGCTCGTCGCGCTCTACCCACAACGCTGGCTCCCGTACCGATACCTATGGCCCTTTCTGCGCAACTGGTGGGACTCAGAGGCGGCGCTGAAGCGAACGGGTGTCGCGCTGCAGGAGGCAGAACGGGAGCTTGAGCGAGGATCGGAGAGGAAGATGCGGGTATTGATCGTGTCTGCTGCGAACGACGAGCTCGTTCCGGGACAGCAGGCCGACAGACTGGAGGAGATCTGTGTAGAGTCGGGGCTGGATGTGCAGAGACGGAGGGTCGCGGGAGCTCTCCATACAGACGCGACAGTTCGAGCTGAAGGTCGAAACGCGGTGGTGAGATTCTTGAAAGAGGTAGGGGAAAGATGA
- a CDS encoding uncharacterized protein (EggNog:ENOG410PJ77~COG:S~BUSCO:3831at33183), which yields MPSSLESRSTGTFDSITRKGRPSVEIMLDGDVSQSRGINTYTTLDPIEGKVVISADTDVRFDQIHISFIGAAKTLIERPGYAGPTVGQSSAFHAFLRLTQPIEESQYPQPRVLEAGRKYSFPFTFVVPERLLPHACKHEVNHPQVQAAHTHLPPSLGGHTLAGRGGSKRLDDMCPQMCQIQYKIRARVSRFDLPEDQPPKTLVEVVRKVRIVPATDEEPPLDVTDSNEEFRMRSEKIVKKGTLRKKFGRIAVAAAQPKPFRLPSVHSESSENASPATMATLHVRFDPDHEHQTPPKLGCLWTKLKVNTFFSIEPWSDFPSRSSKLAWNYNKGVYTDTLCLASRCVASATWQKHTTSAPPSPSSCSSSRRSSIQSNWTDGSLVGPTACFTGNTYYTATVLVPISLPSHKAYAPTFHSCLISRTYSLDISLSYNPSSSSTFTTRQTISLCIPVQVTGQESLTAVVANRARDASAQSAAADEFFTPRVITPPSPEYVGQARLEGMSMLSGSTASAPPEYLSLLTTSAH from the coding sequence ATGCCCTCCTCTCTGGAGTCCCGGAGCACTGGGACATTCGACTCCATCACCCGCAAGGGCCGTCCGTCCGTCGAGATCATGCTGGACGGTGATGTCTCCCAGTCCCGGGGGATAAACACTTACACCACCCTTGACCCCATCGAGGGCAAGGTCGTCATCAGCGCCGACACCGACGTCCGCTTCGATCAGATACACATCTCCTTCATCGGCGCAGCCAAGACCTTGATCGAACGCCCCGGATACGCTGGTCCCACCGTCGGCCAGTCGTCCGCCTTCCACGCCTTCCTGAGACTCACACAGCCAATTGAAGAATCCCAATACCCCCAGCCCAGGGTCCTCGAGGCCGGGCGAAAGTACTCCTTCCCCTTCACCTTCGTCGTCCCGGAGCGATTGCTGCCccatgcttgcaagcacgAAGTCAATCATCCTCAGGTCCAGGCCGCTCACACCCACCTCCCGCCGTCCCTGGGCGGTCACACCCTCGCCGGCCGCGGCGGCTCGAAGCGGCTCGACGACATGTGCCCGCAGATGTGCCAGATCCAGTACAAGATCCGCGCACGGGTGTCCAGATTCGACCTGCCCGAAGACCAGCCACCAAAGACACTCGTCGAGGTCGTCAGGAAGGTCCGCATCGTCCCTGCGACCGACGAGGAGCCGCCCCTCGACGTGACTGACAGCAATGAAGAGTTCCGCATGCGTAGTGAAAAGATCGTCAAGAAGGGTACCCTGCGCAAGAAGTTCGGCCGCATCGCAGTCGCAGCCGCTCAGCCAAAACCATTCCGTCTCCCTTCTGTCCACTCTGAGAGCTCTGAGAATGCGTCGCCAGCGACCATGGCGACGCTGCACGTACGCTTCGACCCAGATCACGAACACCAGACGCCGCCCAAACTCGGGTGCCTCTGGACGAAACTGAAAGTCAACACCTTCTTCAGCATCGAACCCTGGTCCGACTTCCCCAGCCGCTCTTCGAAGCTGGCCTGGAACTACAACAAGGGCGTCTACACGGACACCCTCTGTCTCGCCTCTCGCTGCGTGGCATCCGCAACGTGGCAGAAACACACCACGTCCGCTCCCCCTTCCCCGTCCTcctgcagcagcagccgaCGCTCCTCCATCCAGTCCAACTGGACAGACGGCTCCCTCGTCGGCCCAACAGCATGCTTCACCGGCAACACTTACTACACCGCCACCGTGCTCGTGCCCATCTCCCTCCCTTCGCACAAAGCCTACGCCCCGACATTCCACTCCTGCCTCATCTCACGCACCTACTCCCTCGATATCTCTCTGTCCTACAATCCTTCGAGCTCCAGCACCTTCACCACCCGGCAGACCATCTCGCTGTGCATCCCCGTCCAAGTCACCGGGCAGGAGAGCCTCACGGCGGTGGTGGCCAACCGCGCGAGAGACGCTAGTGCGCAGAGTGCTGCAGCGGACGAATTCTTCACTCCGCGAGTCATCACGCCACCGAGTCCGGAGTACGTCGGGCAAGCAAGACTCGAGGGTATGAGTATGCTCTCTGGTTCGACAGCGTCGGCGCCTCCAGAGTATTTGAGCTTGCTGACAACGTCCGCccattaa